The nucleotide window CCGGTTTCATCGAAAATTCCTTCACGAATACATCAGCACTGTAAACAGTTGGCATAAAGTGAATTTCATAGCCTTGTTCCTGCAATAAAGCAGCTGTCTTTTCACCGACAGCCGCAATTTTCATTGGTTCAGGAATGGTCTGTTCATGCCGTCTACATTTATCGATAAAGCTTTTCACCGCATTTTGGCTCGTAAAAATGAGCCACTCATATGCAGGTAATTCACGAAAATAGTATTCATCTTCCTTAGAAACCTTTTCCACAGTTTCGATTAATGGATAATTATAAACTTTCCCGTCATGTTGCTCAATCAATTGCTCTACAGATCTTACAACCGCCGAGCCTGTAATAATCAATGTTTTTCCTAAGAGTTCATTACTCGGCATCTAACTCAGCCTTTACTTTTTGAATTAAGTCAAAGGCACCTTGCTCAGTTAATTTTGCGGCAACTGCTTTACCAACTGCATCCGCGTCAGTTCCTGTCAATGTTTCCTTATACGTTACAGAAGCATCCGGAGCCGCCACTAAACCTGTTAATGTAATTTGGTCACCATCTACTGTTGCATAGCCGGCAATCGGAACTTGGCAGCCACCATCCATCGCAGCTAAAAACGAACGCTCGGCATGTGCTGTAGCCCATGTTGTGGCATCTGTTAATTTCGCCAGTTGCTCAAGCAGCTCCGCATCATCCGCGCGGCATTCAATCCCTAATGAACCTTGTGCAACAGCTGGAAGGCAAATATCAGTATCTAAGTATTCCGTTACAACATCATCGCTCCAGCCAAGTCGTTTCAGCCCTGCTGCCGCTAAAATAATCGCATCGAAATCTTCTGTTTCCAGTTTTTTCAGACGTGTATCGACATTTCCTCGAATCCATTTAATTTCAAGATCCGGACGTGCCTGTAATAATTGTGCGCTGCGACGTAATGAACTTGTACCGACGATTGCACCTTTTGGCAAATCGGCAAATTTCACATGACCATTTGAAATAAAGGCATCACGGGCATCTTCTCGTGGAGGAATACAGCCAATGATCAGCCCTTCAGGTAATACTGCAGGCATATCTTTCATCGAATGCACAGCAAAGTCGATTTCTTTATCATATAGAGCTTGTTCGATTTCCTTAACGAATAGACCTTTACCGCCAACTTTAGAAAGCTGTACATCTAAGATGCGGTCACCTTTTGTTACAATTTCCTTGATTTCGAAATCAAATGGTACGCCAGCTTCTTTCAACTCATTAATAAACCAGTTTGTTTGTGTTAATGCCAATTTACTTTTTCGAGATCCTACAATAATTTTTCTCACGTTACTCCGACCTTTCTATTCTGCTAAACCCACAGATGGAAATTTGATAGTTTGCTGCCGAGGAAGAAATTAATGACAACGAGCAAAAATAAATAAATATGCACCTGTGCATATACCATGCCGATTAATTTCCCTTTTCGATGCAGCAAAAAAATAATTAAGTAAACAATCGATACGATAAACGAGCCTAAAATTTTCACATCGAAAACGGAAACATTCTCCAATGTTAGAAATGCCCATTCCAACCCTAATATTAAACTTATTAATAGCAATGGAATACCAATAATGGTCGATAAATTAATCCACTTAACCATTTGCTGTAAACTTGGCAACCGTGACCATAAATTCGTTAACTTTTTTTGCTTTAATATGCGATATAAAATTAAATACAGCAGCGAGAAGACAAACGCAACCGAAAAAGCGGCGTATGACACAATCGCAAAACTAATATGGATTAACAGCATTTCCGAAACTAATGAATTACCGACAATCTGATCATTCGTTTCCGGTGCAAATAAATGAATTGTCATAAATACAAAGCTCAATACATTAATAAAAAACACCGGTAAATCAACCCGTACAATACAATGCAGGACGATTGAAAGTGTCGTTAAGAGCCATGCATAAAAGAATACCCCTTCATACAATGACAATATCGGAAATCGTTTCGTTTCAATGATAAATAAGACAATAAATAGAGTTTGCAACACCCAGACGATGGAAACAAACCAGAAGGCTGCACGTCTGAATTTTATATTTTTATAAAGGTAGTCTGTAAAATAAAGTACGATACAGAGCCCATAGAGAATGATCATGAGCTCGTATAATCTTGTCATTACCATTTCTGTCATATGCACCTTCTCCTGATGGAAACTTACTAAAAAAAGCGCTTTCGCTATCTATAATTTTACCATATAGATACGAAAACGCTTATGATTTATTTGAATAAAGTGCTTCAATAAGGCTCAATGTCTATTGGCTATTGTTCAATTAATATGAGAAACCCGGTTTTAAAGTTCCCTCTTTTGCTGTTTCAACGCTTTTTACTTCCGGGCGCAATTGCTGTACTTCCTGCTGCACTTCGTCTTCAATACCGAAGATTTGCTGGAATAATGCAAGCTGCGCTTCCGCATTTTTCTCGTTCGCAAGTTCTTTTGCTTGCAGAATCGGCGTTTTCAATAGCTGATTAATAATCGATTTTGTATGCTTGTTTAAAATTTTGCGTTCACGCTCTGTTAAATTCGGCATTTTGTTTTCGATACTGATCATTGTTTCTTCTTGAATAGATGCTGCTTTTTTGCGCAATGCAGAAATAACAGGTACGACACCAAGTGTATTAAACCAATCTTTAAATTGAATAATTTCCTCTTGGATCATCGACGTAATCTCATTTGCCGCACGTTCACGCTCAGCCAGGTTTGCTTGTACAATTCCTTGAAGATCATCAATATCGTACAGGAATATATTTGGCACATCGCCGATACGCGGATCTAAATCACGCGGTACCGCAATGTCAACCATGAATAACGGATCACCTTTACGGAATTTCGCTACATCTTTCATCAAGTCATAATCGATGACATAGTCTGTTGCCCCGGTTGAACTGATTAAAATATCCGCTTCAAGCAGTGTACATTGCAGTTCATTCATTGCTTTCGCATCTCCATCAAACTTCGATGCCAAGTTTTGAGCTTTTTCAAATGTACGGTTAATCACCGTTACTTTTCCTACACCATTTCCGTATAGGTTTTGAATTGCAAGCTCACCCATTTTACCGGCACCTAAAATGGCTACATGCTTGTCTTTTAAAGAACCAAAGATTTTTTTGGCAAGCTCCACGGCAGCATAAGATACTGAAACTGCATTTTCCCCGATAGCGGTATCGTTATGGGCACGTTTTGCGAATGTTACGGCCTGTTTAAATAATTGGTTGTACACTGTACCAGTTGTGCCAATTTCCTGACCTTGTAAAAAACTTTTCTTTACTTGTCCCAAAATTTGCGTTTCCCCAAGCACCATGGAATCAATACCAGCCGTTACACGGAATAAATGGTTCAATGACTCATCTTCTTCACGGATGAATAAGTGATCTTCAAACTGTTCCATCGGTATGTTAAACCAGTTCGCCAAAAATTGTTTAATATAATAGCGACCAGTGTGTAATTGATCAACAACCGCATAAATTTCAGTACGGTTACAAGTAGAGATTATTACATTTTCCAATATGCTTTTTTGCTTTTGCAGCGCTTCCATAGCATTCGGAAGATCCGATTCGATAAACGAGAGCTTTTCACGAATTTCTACTGGCGCTGTTTTATAATTCAGGCCTACTACTAATGTATGCATGAACCCCCACACCTCACACGTTCTAATTCATAGATTTTATTGTAACATAATGACAGCATGATTCCAGTTTAGTTTGTGAACATGCTTTGAAAATATATACTAAACCTACTTAATTAAATCCTAAAACAACTTTTAAATTGTCCGTAAATGTTTAAACCTTTGTATCTATACCCTAACTCCAGAAAAATACATCTTGTCACATTAAAGTGCAAGATGAAGTATATTCGGAAGAGAAAGTTGAATTGTTAAATTAGAATTATTCTAATGTAAGTTTAACAAAGTTCGACACAGATTTCAATCATTGAAACCAAAAAAGAAGCTCACTTTATGAGTGAGCCTCTATTTTGTCACATATTATGAATTTTAGTCCCGATGATGTTTCCTGATACATCAATTGCCTGGAATTCTACCTCTGCATATAAATCGAATTCCGGGAACTCATAAAGATTCGGTCGATGCATATAGCGCGATGAACCTCTTGCCGGCAAATCGTATTTAACATCGCCATTCGGGGAAATAAATACAACGCGTACACCTTTTACATTGTCGCATCCTGTATTCACATCTGCCAAAATCGTTACTTTTGATGTTTCGATACGCACCTCGGTATTGTTAAAGATTGTATCCCCTACTAGACAGCTGTTGTTCATAACAGGTGTTTTACATAAAATCGTTGTAATGATCGCCTGCAAAGAGCTGTGCAAGTTTTCTATCGATGTAATATTTTGATATGTGCCATTTGTTTCGGATGAAATGTCTTTCAACAGTTTTTCATTTACCGCTGTATATGATCCAACCGAAACAGTATGGATGGCAATGCCTTTCTTTTTGGCATCATTCAGCACTTTATCGAGTCCGTTACTGTTTGAATAACCGTCAGTCACAAGGACAATGGCTTTACTTGTATACTGGTTTGTCGTGAAATTACTGATAGCTGTTTCAAGAGCTTTTACAATATTTGTCGACCGGTTTTCATTTTGATACGTTAGTAAGCTGCCAATACTTGAAACGTCTTCCGCTTCACCTTTTGCTTCATAAGTTGGACGATTATTAAAACGGTATACATGACTTGGGTTTGCCCCGATTTGTTTGATCGTTTGCTTCACTTTATTCGCTGTATAATTTTTTGCATCCCGCACTTTCATCGAGCCTGAGTGGTCCACGACGAACATCACTTCTGATTCCACGGAACATAAATTGTTTCCATAGCGCGGATTGGCAAAAATCTGTTCAGACACCGTTGTATTTTTCAGACTTTGCACAACTTTATCATAACGCGGATCCAAATCGATCAAGCGTGCCTTAACCTGTGATTTGCCATATAAAATATCATCAAAGTATACGACAGCAGATCCTCGGCTGCCTGTGCCGTTATTATAGTCTTTCGTATTTGTATCAAATGATACGACACGTGTTTTGCCGTTAAATGTAACTTCCACTGTTCCTTTATAGTCGGTAATAATTACCCCGCCTGGTGCGACAAGGTTTACGATTACCTTTGTATAACGGTCCATGCCATCCGGGCGTTGCTGCAGTTCTTTTCCTGCAAGCAATACTTTAACTTTCGCAGCGGCACCCTCCAGCTTACCGATAAGGTCCGCATAATTTTTTCGCAATAAGTTTTTGTCGATTTGGCCTAAGCGATCATACATCGCTTTAATGACTTCAACCGATTCTTCATGTGCTAATGTCACCTGGTCGGCGATCGGTAAAAACTTGTCTGTTAAATAAATAATGACCGCATGGAGCATCGAATCGAATGCTTCGGTATCTTCTTCACTCATAACACCTTGCAAATCATATGTGGCACGTCCCTCATTGTTGACCGTGTACATGACTTTAGCATTACCGAGACCACCCCAAGCAGACTCCTCTTTTGGTCCTTCAATCATATAGTCGAGAATTTGTTCAAACAGCCAAACCGAAATAATTTGACCTTCAAGCTTCAGATCCGCATTCCCGTACTGTATTTCGCTGGAAGTAACCTGGCCTTGTGTCAGTTTCCCGTCAGCAGTTGTATAGTTCTCCCATTTAGACCCTGTCATCACTTTTAAATCAGGATCGTAATCCGTAATTGTAATAATCCCGTTTTGTGTATATGGTACTGTCGTTGTCCCAACAACACCCTGAGGTAATACAGGTAATGGTCGTACCCCGGGATCAACCGTTCCGCCATTCCATTCTGTCTGCTCCGGATCAAACACTTCATAAGTAATACGAAGTTCCGCTTTTGGCACATAACGGACAGACGCTTCAATGACCTGATTTTTGTATGTGTAATACTTTTCTGATGGGTTAACCATCTCGAAGCGGATTGTATCGACTACTGACTTTGTTAAAGCAGGAGCCGTTACATATACGCTAAGCTGTGGACCATCAGTATAAACCGTTGTTGATTGGCCGCTTGTACTTGTATTCGTTTCGGATATTTTTGCTCCGGCTTTTGAAGTCACTTTAAATGCCAATGATTCATCATATGAAATGTCATTGCCGTAGCTATCACGCAAATCGATAGTAATTAAAGTTGAATCAACGCCGTTTGCTGTTAGCTCTTCGTTTTCTACATTAATCTTTTTTACCGCTTTATAAACATCCGGACGTGTCGCTTTATCATCCGTGTTTTTACCTGGTGTTGTCGGAATCGTCACAGTTCCGTTCTTACTCTCAACAAAGTTCACCGGCAACGTGATTTTATTATTGTCTTTGCCTAACGGATTACTTGTCAGACCTTCGATTGCCAATTTTCCTTGCTGATTGATGCGGTACATGAAGACCGCCATATCACCGCGGTTAATATTGCGTGTCGGTTTATAGTCTTCATATGTGCGTTTTCCGGTTGTACCTGTTGTAATTTCGTTCATATATAAATATTTGACAGCCTGGATCTCGGATAAATCAAGACCATTTACCGCCGCATAAAGCCTTGCAAAGTGGCCCCGTGAAATATTGGCATTGCGCTTTGATTTATTATTCACGCCATAGAGCGGAATATTCAAATCGCCATAATACTCATAGAGCATATCTTTATCATTTGTATTGAAATGATAGTTTTTGTCCATCTTCGCTAAAAACTGCAGCATCTGCCATTCCATTACAAGTGTCCCGGACTGAAACTTATTGCCTTTATACAACTGCAAATAATCATTATCGATCGTCCACTTGGCTGCTTTATATTTCGAATTTTTTTTCGATATATCCGAAATTTGCTTGCTTGCGGCCTCCGTTTCCGTAGCACCGAACGGAAATACGACGGAAAATACCAGAAGGCAACTGAGCAGCAAGGCCAATAGTTTTTTCATTTTACTCATGTTTGCAACCCCTTAGTTAAAGAACAGAATATTGTCTCGGTAATTCTCTTTTAAATCTGTTTCCAAGTAACGTAAAAATCGTTCAATGATTGCGGAAGATTGTGCACGTGTCAGCGTTCCTTTCGGATTGAAATAACCGTCGCTGCCTGACATTAGCCCTAACTGTGTTGCGACATAAATTGCATCGCGTGCATAATCCGTAATTCTGTAATCATCTTTATAGTCTGTTGTATAGCCCGGTTCAGGTGCTTTTCCTTCCAGCCCAAGTGCACGCACTAAAATTGTCGCTGCCTGCTGACGTGTTAAAAAACCGTCGGGATCAAATGTCGTCGGATTTTTTCCTTTAATAACTCCTTTATCAACGGTTGCCACCAGGTAATTGTAGTCTTTCACTGTGCGCTTCACGTCTTTAAAAATAGAGGGCTGAGTCTTTTGGCGGTTTGTTTCTTCCAATACACGCAGGTCAATTGCTTTACCAACAGCAACTGCAAAATCATAGCGCTGTACGGGAGTATTTGGTGAATAGAAGTTTGATTGATCATCCAATATGCCAAGTGAGTACAATTTTTCAATTTGCTCACGTGCCCAGTTGGAAGATAAATCACGGAACTTAGGGATTTTCAGCATTTCCAGCTTCGGCATATAGTCGATATTGCTTGCGACCGTTCCTTCACTATCAGGTAAATCGTATTCATATTCCGATAGCGAATCGGCAGAGCTAATCGTTTTATAGTTGCCGTAAAAACTTGATAAAGATGCATCATTTTCGTTATATTCCAACGTACGTGATTTAGATGTCGATACTTTGTTTTTCACTGTACCGATTGTCCCATCATCAAATTCAATCTCGAAATCCGTAATCTGTGTTTCAGTTGCCCCCCAGAAGTTTTCATATCCTTCATGTCGGCTATCAGCATGTACCGTTATCGTTTTTGTAACAGCGTTCTTGCCTCGTCCTGTCGTTTCGGTATATGTTTTGCGGGCAATCGCATTGCCTGAATAATAGTCGGACGCCGGACGCTTGTCTGTAATCGTACTTTTGGAAAGCTGGTAATCCGCCAATGTAAATGTTCTGTCGCCAACTATAATTTTTTCGGTGAATTTTGTAACCTCACCCGTTGCAGAACTTTGCCCTACTTGGTCATAGTTTGTAACATCGTATGTATACGTAAAATTCCGCGTCAGTTTTTCTCCATTTGGTCCAGCCAACGTAAACTTATATGTCTCTGTTAACTTGCCTTTAGATTCTCTCGTTGAAATCGTTGCGTTTTTATTTGTCCCCGTAAATTTAATCGGCTTTCCTGTTAAGAAAAAGTATTCTTCATACTCATATTCGTTTTTTATACCGCCTGTTAGATCAAGAGATTGTGCGGAACCTGATGAAGGGAGCAGCATCAGAAAAAATGAGTATGCCAATAGGAAGGTGAAGCAAAGTTTTTTTCTCACAAATTCGTCCCTCATTTCTTTAAAATCATTTGTGTTTAAATGGCATGCGGGAAAATGCTCCCGCATGCATTTTGATTAGTTTACTAGCAATACATAAACTTCCGATGTTGAACGTGCAATCGCTGTTACATGATCTGCCTTTTTAAGATCCGTAATGTCGATTACTTCGCCATCTTTAATAATCATTGCTTTTGATAAATCGAGCGAAAGCGAACCGAAACGGTAGCTCCAGTGGCCGTCTTTACTCCACTGGCTGCTGTTTACAACAGATATCTTTTTCGTATTGAAATTTATCGAATTTGCACGGCCTGTTAATGTTAACGTAGCCAGTTTTTCATTAGGCACAAAATGAATGCCCTCGATATGACCATCATTTACAAAGAAATATCCGTAATATGGGTTTGGTGAATTTGTGTAATTATCATATAAATCAAGATCCAGTTCCGGAATGACTTTAAATTGCTTAGACCCATCCAGTTCTGATGCGATTGTTGAATTACTGTAAGCAAATGATGCAATAGACTTGTCCGTGTTCCAGAAATGATTATCGAAACGTTGTAAATCCGATAATTCCACTTCATATGCATCTAAATCCGCTACATCAATTCGACCAAAGTACAGTTTATATTTTGATAGATTCGGTGCTAAATAAGCATCATTTGTAATGTTGACGATATGGGCATAATCACTCTTAGCCGCACCATCCGTTAATACAAATGCCGTTGTCGAAATCGGATTTTGAGCTAAATCAAGTGCAATAAGGCCTTCAGGTTCTACTAAACGGCCATTGCGTATTAAAATCGAACCGTTATGGTAATTTAATTTTAATGAATTTTTGAGCTGCAGCGTATTCACACCCAGATTGACACTCGTAATAGGTTGATAGAATGTACGCTCATTTTTAGCTAATACGATAATTTTTTCGATTACTTCTTTGCTGAACTGAGTTTTTGTTACAAAATAAAGCTCACTATTTTTATATTTTTTTAATTGGCTTTTGGAGATTTTTTTATTTCCTACGTAAATACTTGTATTGTTTGTAAAATTAAATGTTGCCTGTGTTTTCGTTCTTACTGTTCCAAAGCGCCAGTTTAGTAAAGGATGCGCATTTTTAACATTTAGCGAATTCTTGTTTGTGTTAACCGTATTTAAATCTGCTTTGTATAATTCTGTTACCATATTGGCTGTGCTCATAATTGTAATTTCGGCGATACGGGAAGTGTTGGCTGTTGCAAATTTCAAGCGGACACGGTCTCCCACATAAAGTGTGCTTAAATCTACAGATGAATTTCCTTTGAACACTTCCGTATTATTTGTCACTGTATAATTTTTAGTTGAAGAACCATCGATTTTCACACGGATCTGCAAACCGTTCGGATCAATTTGCGTCACAGCACCTGTTACTTGTTTGCTGTTTTCGATGATGGAACCGCCTTCTACATTAGTAGATCCACGCATTTCTGTAATTTTGCCTAAGTTTAATTTAATCGTGACACTCATGCCTGCTTTAAATCCTGCAATTGTTGTCAGCGTATTATTAATATAATACTTCTGCGTATTGGCAAGGTTAAATGTTGCGGTTTTCCCTGCGCTGTTTTTTAATGTGACACTTTTTAATGTCCGTGTGACATTCCCTTTCTTGTCTTCGGTTTCATTATAATTTGCTTTCATGAATGTATATGTATTCGATGCTTCAGCTTGCTGCCCTGTCGGTAATATCGCCAAAGCAAAAGTAATTGCCATTAATACGGAAATGATTTTTTTAAGCAATTTCTCCGCCTCCTTTTTCAGTAACTTTTCTTTTTCATCCATAGTAAATTTAAGAAAATATTTATATTTAATTCCAAATATAGTTACAGGACCTATTTAGTGTAACAAAATTGCCTACTATCGGCATTTGTTGTCGAAATTATTTATACGCAAATATCGGTTGTTTGACCTAATACGGAGTGTGACGTATCGATCACTTCGAGTGCTTGTTCCGCATTTCCATGCCGAAAACTCCATCGTTTTTTTGTCGTGGCCAATGAAACATCTCGCATCAATTCAGTATGGTTCATCAACATCGCTAAGCAGCTATCTCCAAATGTACACCTCCTATTTACCTTTATCGGCAAAATACTATGAATATCAAGTAATTATTATTATTTCTGAGAGTAAAATTGACAAAATAAAAAACAACCCCGAATATTACTTTCGAGGTTGCATTGTTTACATGCGTGATTCAATTTCGGCCCAAGCTTCTTCAAAACCAAGACCTTTTTCAGAAGAAAACACAATTAATGGATCTTGCTTTTCCATTTGTAATGTTTCGCGAACAATCTTTTTATGCTTATCCCATTTTCCTTTCGGAATTTTGTCAGCCTTAGTTGCGACAACAATTACCGGGATATTGTAATGCTTTAAAAAATCATACATCATGCAGTCATCTGAAGTTGGGTTATGACGAATATCTACAATTAAGACAACCGCTCTTAATTGTTCGCGGCTCATAAAGTACTGCTCAATCATTCTTCCCCATGCTGCACGTTCTGATTTTGAAACTTTTGCATAGCCGTATCCTGGTACGTCAACATAATAGAGCTGTTCTTCAATTTTATAGAAGTTCAGCTGTTGTGTTTTACCAGGTTTTGACGAAATACGCGCCATTGCTTTACGGCCAATCATACGATTGATAAACGAAGATTTGCCGACATTTGAACGACCCGCTAAAGCGAATTCAGGTAGCCCGTCTTCCGGGAACTGTTCTGGTCGGACAAAGCTGCCGATCATTTCTACGTTATGGACTTTCATTACTTATTAAAACCTCCATCTAGTGCGAGCGCAAGAACTTCTTCCGCTTGTGAAACTAGTTTAAATGTGAGTTGCTCACGAATTGTTTCAGGAATATCATCAATATCACGTTCATTGTCTTGCGGAATGATAATCGTCGTCAATCCTGCACGGTGGGCACTTAATGATTTCTCTTTTAAGCCGCCGATCGGCAGTACACGACCCCGTAATGTTACTTCTCCAGTCATACCAATTTCGCGTTTAATTGCTTTTCCAGTTATTGCAGACACAATGGCAGTCGTCATCGTAATACCTGCTGATGGACCATCTTTTGGTACTGCACCTTCCGGAACGTGGACATGAATATCGTGCTGATCGAAATAATCAGCATCCACGCCTAAATCGTTTGTTAATGTACGGACAAATGAAAGCGCAATTTGTGCGGATTCCTTCATTACATCGCCAAGCTTCCCTGTTAAAATTAATTTACCTTTACCAGGTGTTAATGAAACCTCGATCTGCAATGTATCTCCACCGACTGTCGTGTAGGCAAGTCCTGTAGCAACACCTACTTGGTTTTCCATTTCCGCCTGTCCATAGCGGAAGCGGTGTTTCCCTAGCATATCAACTAATACTTTAGAGTTGACCGTTACTTTTTTCTTTTCGCCGGATACGATCTTTTTCGCGGCTTTACGGCAAACAGTTGCAACTTGGCGCTCCAATCCACGAACACCGGCTTCACGTGTATAATAACGGATCAAATCCGTAATCGCTTCGTCTTTCATTGCCATTTGCGTTTTCTTCAAACCATGTTCCTTCATCTGTTTCGGAATCAGATGGTTCTTAGTAATTTCTACTTTTTCGAATTCAGTATAACCTGCGATATTAATGACTTCCATACGATCCAGTAATGGTGCCGGAATCGTGCTTAAATCATTAGCTGTTGCAATAAATAATACATCTTGCAAATTGTATGGCTCTTCAATGAAGTGATCACTGAATGTATTATTTTGTTCCGGGTCCAACACTTCAAGCATTGCAGCAGATGGGTCTCCACGGAAGTCATTTGACATTTTATCAATTTCATCAAGTAAAAATACAGGATTTGTTGTGCCCGCTTTTTTCATTCCTTGAATGATACGTCCCGGCATTGCACCGACATACGTACGACGGTGACCGCGAATTTCAGACTCGTCACGCACACCACCAAGTGAAACACGGACAAACTTACGGTCAAGGCTTTCTGCGATAGAACGCGCTAAACTCGTTTTACCTACGCCCGGAGGTCCGGCTAAACATAAGATCGGACCGCGTAATGAATTCATTAATTGACGTACTGATAAATATTCTAATACACGCTCTTTTACTTTTTCCAAGCCATCATGATCGCGGTTTAAAATTTCTTCCGCATAGGCAATATCAATACGGTCTTCCGTTTTTTCTGTCCAAGGGATTGAGACAAGCCATTCCAAATAGTTTCGAATGACCCCGCTCTCCGCACTAGCAGCAGGTAACTTCTCGTAGCGGTCCAGTTCTTTTAACGCAACTTTTTCTGTAGACTCCGGCATTCCGGCACTATCGATTTTTTTACGAAGTTCGGCAATTTCCCCCGTTTTTCCTTCGCGGTCACCAAGCTCTGTTTGGATTGCTTTCATTTGCTCACGCAGATAATATTCTTTCTGTGTGCGCTCCATAGCCTGCTTCACTTTTGTACTGATTTTTTTCTCGAGATTTAAAATCTCCTGCTCATCATGCAAACGAATCATCAAGTGG belongs to Solibacillus sp. FSL W7-1436 and includes:
- a CDS encoding uroporphyrinogen-III synthase — translated: MPSNELLGKTLIITGSAVVRSVEQLIEQHDGKVYNYPLIETVEKVSKEDEYYFRELPAYEWLIFTSQNAVKSFIDKCRRHEQTIPEPMKIAAVGEKTAALLQEQGYEIHFMPTVYSADVFVKEFSMKPGERALFVRGSKAKKTIHEGTGADEWTVYETRPCKKYFSQLTQCLQTEKHPIVIFASPSAVEIYAEHIVPHIDWQNVKFASIGHVTTAALEKYGVQPIVQPKIYTMQAVIEQLILEEQTK
- a CDS encoding vWA domain-containing protein; this encodes MSKMKKLLALLLSCLLVFSVVFPFGATETEAASKQISDISKKNSKYKAAKWTIDNDYLQLYKGNKFQSGTLVMEWQMLQFLAKMDKNYHFNTNDKDMLYEYYGDLNIPLYGVNNKSKRNANISRGHFARLYAAVNGLDLSEIQAVKYLYMNEITTGTTGKRTYEDYKPTRNINRGDMAVFMYRINQQGKLAIEGLTSNPLGKDNNKITLPVNFVESKNGTVTIPTTPGKNTDDKATRPDVYKAVKKINVENEELTANGVDSTLITIDLRDSYGNDISYDESLAFKVTSKAGAKISETNTSTSGQSTTVYTDGPQLSVYVTAPALTKSVVDTIRFEMVNPSEKYYTYKNQVIEASVRYVPKAELRITYEVFDPEQTEWNGGTVDPGVRPLPVLPQGVVGTTTVPYTQNGIITITDYDPDLKVMTGSKWENYTTADGKLTQGQVTSSEIQYGNADLKLEGQIISVWLFEQILDYMIEGPKEESAWGGLGNAKVMYTVNNEGRATYDLQGVMSEEDTEAFDSMLHAVIIYLTDKFLPIADQVTLAHEESVEVIKAMYDRLGQIDKNLLRKNYADLIGKLEGAAAKVKVLLAGKELQQRPDGMDRYTKVIVNLVAPGGVIITDYKGTVEVTFNGKTRVVSFDTNTKDYNNGTGSRGSAVVYFDDILYGKSQVKARLIDLDPRYDKVVQSLKNTTVSEQIFANPRYGNNLCSVESEVMFVVDHSGSMKVRDAKNYTANKVKQTIKQIGANPSHVYRFNNRPTYEAKGEAEDVSSIGSLLTYQNENRSTNIVKALETAISNFTTNQYTSKAIVLVTDGYSNSNGLDKVLNDAKKKGIAIHTVSVGSYTAVNEKLLKDISSETNGTYQNITSIENLHSSLQAIITTILCKTPVMNNSCLVGDTIFNNTEVRIETSKVTILADVNTGCDNVKGVRVVFISPNGDVKYDLPARGSSRYMHRPNLYEFPEFDLYAEVEFQAIDVSGNIIGTKIHNM
- the hemC gene encoding hydroxymethylbilane synthase, coding for MRKIIVGSRKSKLALTQTNWFINELKEAGVPFDFEIKEIVTKGDRILDVQLSKVGGKGLFVKEIEQALYDKEIDFAVHSMKDMPAVLPEGLIIGCIPPREDARDAFISNGHVKFADLPKGAIVGTSSLRRSAQLLQARPDLEIKWIRGNVDTRLKKLETEDFDAIILAAAGLKRLGWSDDVVTEYLDTDICLPAVAQGSLGIECRADDAELLEQLAKLTDATTWATAHAERSFLAAMDGGCQVPIAGYATVDGDQITLTGLVAAPDASVTYKETLTGTDADAVGKAVAAKLTEQGAFDLIQKVKAELDAE
- a CDS encoding S-layer homology domain-containing protein, with the translated sequence MRKKLCFTFLLAYSFFLMLLPSSGSAQSLDLTGGIKNEYEYEEYFFLTGKPIKFTGTNKNATISTRESKGKLTETYKFTLAGPNGEKLTRNFTYTYDVTNYDQVGQSSATGEVTKFTEKIIVGDRTFTLADYQLSKSTITDKRPASDYYSGNAIARKTYTETTGRGKNAVTKTITVHADSRHEGYENFWGATETQITDFEIEFDDGTIGTVKNKVSTSKSRTLEYNENDASLSSFYGNYKTISSADSLSEYEYDLPDSEGTVASNIDYMPKLEMLKIPKFRDLSSNWAREQIEKLYSLGILDDQSNFYSPNTPVQRYDFAVAVGKAIDLRVLEETNRQKTQPSIFKDVKRTVKDYNYLVATVDKGVIKGKNPTTFDPDGFLTRQQAATILVRALGLEGKAPEPGYTTDYKDDYRITDYARDAIYVATQLGLMSGSDGYFNPKGTLTRAQSSAIIERFLRYLETDLKENYRDNILFFN
- the ccsA gene encoding cytochrome c biogenesis protein CcsA, with protein sequence MTEMVMTRLYELMIILYGLCIVLYFTDYLYKNIKFRRAAFWFVSIVWVLQTLFIVLFIIETKRFPILSLYEGVFFYAWLLTTLSIVLHCIVRVDLPVFFINVLSFVFMTIHLFAPETNDQIVGNSLVSEMLLIHISFAIVSYAAFSVAFVFSLLYLILYRILKQKKLTNLWSRLPSLQQMVKWINLSTIIGIPLLLISLILGLEWAFLTLENVSVFDVKILGSFIVSIVYLIIFLLHRKGKLIGMVYAQVHIYLFLLVVINFFLGSKLSNFHLWV
- the hemA gene encoding glutamyl-tRNA reductase, whose product is MHTLVVGLNYKTAPVEIREKLSFIESDLPNAMEALQKQKSILENVIISTCNRTEIYAVVDQLHTGRYYIKQFLANWFNIPMEQFEDHLFIREEDESLNHLFRVTAGIDSMVLGETQILGQVKKSFLQGQEIGTTGTVYNQLFKQAVTFAKRAHNDTAIGENAVSVSYAAVELAKKIFGSLKDKHVAILGAGKMGELAIQNLYGNGVGKVTVINRTFEKAQNLASKFDGDAKAMNELQCTLLEADILISSTGATDYVIDYDLMKDVAKFRKGDPLFMVDIAVPRDLDPRIGDVPNIFLYDIDDLQGIVQANLAERERAANEITSMIQEEIIQFKDWFNTLGVVPVISALRKKAASIQEETMISIENKMPNLTERERKILNKHTKSIINQLLKTPILQAKELANEKNAEAQLALFQQIFGIEDEVQQEVQQLRPEVKSVETAKEGTLKPGFSY